The following proteins are encoded in a genomic region of Limosilactobacillus reuteri subsp. reuteri:
- a CDS encoding gluconokinase, producing MNYFIGVDVGTTSTKAVLYDQNATVLDQFSQGYSLYRDASGMAEQNPTAIVEAVEKVIHDAAQKADLTNGKLLAVSFSSANQSVIMLDKNFNPLSRVITWADTRARDVANELKNSPAGQQIYAKTGTPIHPMSPLTKIMWLNKTQADKVAQTAYFGDIKSYLFHQFFNTFKVDVSIASCTGMMNVNTCDWNDQALELANVDRSQLPEIVNGTTQAIGLTATAQAKMGIPADTPFVYGAFDGALSNLGVGAIKQNTVAITIGTSAGVRVVTDHPVIDPQQRLFCYAVDKGLWVIGGPLNNGGDVYQWAVEHLVDASAVKNENIDPYTLANQVIEGVPAGAHGLLFHPFLGGERAPLWDANARGSFFGLSHIHTRADMLRSVMEGICMNIATVFQAVRDLVGNPASVTATGGFARAEVWRQMLADVLNCPVNIPNSFESGCLGAITMAMKSLGMIENYEIIKTLIGDISSYQPNQEAVNVYQNYLPLFQQVEGLLTPAYSTIAKLQQQSIH from the coding sequence ATGAATTATTTTATCGGTGTCGATGTTGGAACTACTTCTACAAAAGCAGTTCTATATGACCAAAATGCAACTGTGTTAGACCAATTTAGCCAAGGCTATTCCCTTTACCGCGATGCTAGTGGAATGGCTGAACAAAACCCAACTGCAATTGTCGAAGCAGTCGAAAAAGTTATTCATGATGCGGCACAAAAAGCAGATTTAACAAACGGAAAATTGTTGGCGGTATCATTTTCCAGTGCTAACCAAAGCGTGATCATGCTCGACAAGAATTTCAATCCTCTTTCACGGGTGATCACTTGGGCTGATACACGTGCGCGCGATGTCGCAAACGAATTAAAGAATAGTCCAGCCGGTCAGCAAATTTATGCTAAAACAGGTACACCTATTCATCCAATGTCCCCATTGACCAAGATTATGTGGCTCAACAAGACACAAGCAGATAAGGTTGCCCAAACTGCATATTTTGGCGACATCAAGTCCTACCTCTTCCACCAGTTTTTCAATACGTTTAAGGTTGATGTTTCCATCGCTTCATGTACCGGAATGATGAATGTCAATACGTGTGACTGGAATGATCAGGCATTGGAACTCGCTAATGTCGATCGTTCCCAATTACCAGAAATCGTGAACGGAACAACCCAAGCGATTGGCTTAACAGCAACAGCGCAAGCAAAAATGGGCATCCCTGCTGACACGCCATTTGTCTATGGTGCTTTTGACGGTGCTTTATCTAATTTAGGCGTGGGAGCAATTAAGCAAAATACTGTTGCCATTACGATTGGGACTTCCGCTGGTGTGCGGGTTGTAACTGACCATCCAGTAATCGATCCTCAGCAGCGACTTTTCTGTTACGCCGTGGATAAGGGCTTATGGGTCATCGGCGGTCCGCTTAATAATGGTGGCGATGTCTATCAGTGGGCTGTTGAGCACTTAGTTGACGCTAGTGCAGTTAAAAATGAAAATATTGATCCTTACACTCTTGCTAACCAGGTTATTGAAGGTGTTCCTGCTGGAGCTCACGGTTTGCTTTTCCACCCATTCCTTGGCGGTGAACGGGCACCATTATGGGATGCAAATGCGCGTGGTAGTTTCTTTGGGCTTTCCCACATTCATACCCGTGCCGATATGCTGCGCTCAGTAATGGAAGGAATTTGTATGAATATTGCAACTGTTTTCCAAGCGGTTCGTGACCTTGTTGGTAATCCCGCAAGCGTAACTGCAACTGGCGGTTTTGCGCGGGCTGAAGTTTGGCGGCAGATGTTAGCAGATGTCTTAAACTGTCCAGTCAATATCCCTAACTCATTTGAATCCGGTTGTCTCGGTGCAATCACCATGGCCATGAAGAGTCTAGGAATGATTGAAAACTATGAAATCATCAAAACACTAATTGGTGATATCAGTTCTTATCAACCAAATCAAGAGGCGGTTAATGTTTATCAAAATTACTTACCACTCTTTCAACAGGTTGAGGGATTATTAACACCAGCCTATTCGACCATCGCTAAATTACAACAACAATCTATTCATTAG
- a CDS encoding GNAT family N-acetyltransferase gives MKIRKATMADLDVVVDILRDGRNQLAERGVDQWQGDYPNVTHVKEDIENGYAYIVKADDGQTVGTLAIVEAPDHFYDKLNGEWLINTENYVVIHRVAIHSRHAGKGYASKLFLSLIEYLETERPEIKSIRLSTNENNMAMQRIATKSGFKKVGTLHGVFRPSELSYVYELLTKVRVA, from the coding sequence ATGAAAATCCGGAAAGCAACAATGGCAGATTTAGATGTAGTAGTAGATATTTTACGTGATGGACGTAACCAGTTAGCTGAGCGGGGCGTTGATCAATGGCAGGGGGATTATCCGAACGTTACCCATGTAAAAGAAGACATTGAGAATGGCTATGCTTATATCGTTAAAGCAGATGATGGACAAACAGTTGGCACGTTAGCAATTGTTGAAGCACCGGATCATTTTTATGATAAACTCAACGGGGAATGGCTAATTAATACTGAAAATTATGTTGTAATCCACCGCGTAGCTATTCATTCACGGCATGCAGGAAAAGGATACGCATCCAAATTATTTTTGAGTTTGATTGAATATTTGGAGACTGAACGTCCAGAGATCAAATCAATTCGTTTAAGTACAAATGAAAATAATATGGCAATGCAACGGATCGCAACTAAGAGCGGCTTTAAAAAAGTAGGGACCCTCCATGGAGTTTTTCGTCCAAGTGAGTTGTCTTATGTTTATGAACTGTTAACAAAAGTGCGTGTAGCATAG
- a CDS encoding amidase family protein, whose product MKKHWKLRFTLSLLVPLGFNLFYSLPTHASETNIQTNVKVDAQSSKTITSTENQSALVTAQQVKDQQIDSQQLVNDTYQKIAENKDLNSVIYQDPVNARQQVNALPDTNTTSEQPFYGVPILIKGLGQAYKGYPNTNGLPYMEDNRYGYTKNFVAKLQKMGFVIVGETNYPELGLINVTDSNLYGPAHNPWDLTRNAGGSSGGAAASVAAGIVPLATGNDAGGSLRIPASWSGVIGLKPTQGIILGDSLTPSVVNFAETRRIDDTIKLFEGLLDPNRKSLLKEFPLKLQDLKIAYSLKSPVGSVVSVDAKAAVLNAVTFLRQQGFQVVEKDSPVDGVKLMRAYYLGALSDGTVANYLAQQKLHRNLQASDVTEHLVSPMTYALYEASKKAPKEIKQTYNNELALVAAQMKSFHEEYPIYLTPTTATVAPLNSDPAFLPADVAKILQMAKMPFDQQMDVIYNAWYHGLSKTPFTQLANLAGEPALSLPTYVNAQGLPLGIQLEGEKGSDLILLALGKLFEEKGKLIFLSDYQKLNNDTQPSEPQNEDAANISKVVVHNLGKKSVYEFQTASSKLNISDNISPKYVVKTSQQVNARKLQSTKEKQLPQTGSNNNDGLVLLGLALFSLSLTSVYQNKRKF is encoded by the coding sequence ATGAAAAAGCATTGGAAATTGCGTTTTACTCTCTCCTTATTAGTTCCTTTAGGGTTCAATTTATTTTATTCTTTACCAACTCATGCGTCTGAAACTAACATTCAAACTAATGTTAAAGTTGATGCTCAAAGTTCAAAAACGATTACGAGCACTGAAAATCAATCAGCTCTTGTAACTGCACAACAAGTTAAAGATCAACAAATCGATAGTCAACAGTTAGTTAATGATACATATCAAAAAATAGCGGAAAATAAGGATCTTAATAGTGTGATTTATCAGGATCCAGTAAATGCACGGCAACAGGTAAATGCTTTGCCAGATACAAACACTACTTCAGAGCAGCCTTTTTACGGAGTGCCAATTCTAATTAAAGGGTTAGGCCAAGCATATAAAGGATATCCGAATACGAATGGACTTCCGTATATGGAAGATAATCGTTATGGTTATACTAAAAATTTTGTGGCAAAGTTGCAGAAAATGGGATTTGTAATTGTTGGTGAAACAAATTATCCTGAGTTAGGATTAATTAATGTTACAGATTCCAATTTATATGGGCCAGCGCATAATCCATGGGACCTCACGCGAAATGCTGGCGGATCTTCTGGTGGAGCGGCGGCAAGTGTGGCTGCTGGAATAGTACCGCTTGCAACCGGAAATGATGCTGGTGGTTCCTTAAGAATTCCTGCTTCGTGGTCAGGTGTAATTGGGTTAAAACCTACTCAGGGAATTATTCTTGGAGATTCATTAACGCCTTCAGTGGTTAACTTTGCAGAAACGCGGCGGATTGATGACACGATCAAGTTATTTGAGGGCTTACTAGATCCAAACCGGAAATCATTATTGAAGGAATTTCCGCTTAAGCTCCAAGACCTAAAAATTGCATATTCATTAAAATCACCAGTAGGTTCTGTTGTTAGTGTGGACGCTAAAGCAGCTGTTTTAAATGCAGTAACCTTCTTACGGCAACAGGGCTTTCAAGTAGTCGAAAAGGATAGTCCGGTTGATGGGGTAAAACTGATGCGTGCTTATTATTTAGGGGCTTTGAGTGACGGAACAGTTGCTAATTATCTGGCTCAACAAAAACTGCACCGTAATCTGCAGGCTAGCGACGTCACAGAGCATTTGGTTAGTCCGATGACATATGCGTTGTATGAAGCTAGTAAAAAAGCACCCAAAGAAATAAAGCAAACTTACAATAATGAATTAGCGTTAGTTGCTGCTCAGATGAAGAGTTTTCATGAAGAATATCCGATTTATTTAACGCCAACTACCGCAACGGTTGCACCATTAAATTCTGATCCAGCATTTTTACCAGCAGATGTTGCTAAAATTTTGCAAATGGCCAAGATGCCTTTTGATCAACAAATGGATGTTATTTACAATGCTTGGTATCATGGATTAAGTAAAACGCCATTTACGCAATTAGCTAATTTAGCAGGAGAACCGGCGTTAAGTTTGCCGACTTATGTTAACGCACAAGGATTGCCATTAGGGATTCAGTTAGAAGGAGAAAAAGGCAGTGACCTGATTTTATTAGCGTTAGGGAAATTATTTGAAGAGAAAGGTAAACTAATCTTCCTAAGTGATTACCAAAAGTTAAACAATGATACCCAGCCTAGTGAGCCACAAAATGAAGACGCAGCAAATATCTCAAAAGTTGTTGTCCACAATTTAGGCAAAAAATCAGTTTATGAATTCCAAACTGCCTCAAGTAAACTTAATATTTCAGATAATATTAGTCCGAAATATGTAGTAAAAACTTCGCAACAAGTGAATGCTAGGAAATTACAATCGACAAAAGAAAAGCAGTTACCACAAACAGGATCAAATAATAATGATGGGTTAGTTTTGCTTGGATTAGCTTTATTCTCATTAAGTCTGACAAGTGTTTATCAAAACAAGCGAAAATTTTGA
- a CDS encoding DUF805 domain-containing protein, with product MFEAYKYYWENAFKYRATSTRADFWWPVLVNFIIFVILYFLLAIAGFASVTSIMNGYNRGVGFLIFLLFVIAVFAIAIIIPGIAICVRRVRDTGLTGWTVLVFWLLSLIFTSNDSAVMETISSVIDIIFLVILCLPTGYVSKHGWWSANYGNDITVPSLRNDD from the coding sequence ATGTTTGAAGCTTACAAATACTACTGGGAAAATGCCTTTAAGTACCGGGCTACTTCAACGCGGGCGGATTTTTGGTGGCCAGTATTGGTTAATTTCATCATTTTTGTTATTTTATATTTCTTACTAGCAATCGCTGGTTTTGCTTCTGTCACTTCGATTATGAATGGCTATAATCGTGGCGTTGGATTCTTAATTTTCCTGCTCTTCGTTATTGCAGTATTCGCTATTGCTATTATTATTCCCGGAATTGCTATCTGTGTCCGGCGGGTTCGTGATACCGGTTTGACTGGCTGGACCGTGTTGGTTTTCTGGTTACTTTCCCTTATTTTTACAAGTAACGATAGTGCGGTGATGGAAACTATTTCTTCAGTCATTGATATAATCTTCTTAGTGATTCTCTGCTTGCCAACAGGTTATGTCAGCAAGCATGGGTGGTGGAGTGCCAATTACGGTAATGATATTACTGTTCCATCATTACGAAACGATGATTAA
- a CDS encoding type I restriction-modification system subunit M: MATKSKELNIEDKLWKAADALRGSMDASEYRNVVLGLIFLKYASDSFEERRQELLKTEYPEDAEDPDMYLENNIFWVPQEARWAKIEHAAKTPQIGEVIDDAMTAIEKSNDSFRGILSKNYASPDLDKTRLGEVVDLISDIKVGTKESTDKDVLGRVYEYFLNEFASQEGKHGGEFYTPRSIVKILVEMIEPYKGRIYDPCCGSGGMFVQSEEFVRHHQGELKDLHVFGEESNPTTWKLAKMNLAIRGIDSDLGPHQGDTFTNDLHKGVRFNYILANPPFNIKNWGGEKLQEDARWKYGVPPTGNANYAWIEHIISKLAPDGKAGFVLANGALSTSNKEEFAIRKAILEDDKIDAIVALPEKMFYSTGIPVSLWFVDMNKESEDERSRKGETLFIDARNLGEMIDRTHRAFNDDDIKKVADTYHAYRGTNDQEYKDVAGFCKIAKLDEIAKNDYVLTPGRYVGLAKQEDDGESYEVKMKRLTSELKEQFEESNKLQAQIKDVLKELGYEI; the protein is encoded by the coding sequence TTGGCAACAAAGTCTAAAGAGCTAAATATTGAAGATAAATTATGGAAGGCTGCTGATGCATTGCGTGGAAGTATGGATGCATCAGAATATCGTAATGTTGTATTAGGATTGATCTTTCTTAAATATGCGTCAGATTCCTTTGAAGAAAGAAGACAAGAACTTTTAAAAACAGAATATCCTGAAGATGCAGAAGATCCGGATATGTATCTAGAAAATAATATTTTCTGGGTTCCTCAAGAGGCTCGTTGGGCAAAGATTGAACATGCTGCTAAAACACCTCAAATTGGTGAAGTGATTGATGATGCAATGACTGCAATTGAAAAGAGCAATGATTCATTTCGAGGGATTTTGAGTAAAAACTATGCTTCACCAGATCTTGATAAAACACGCTTGGGTGAAGTAGTTGATTTAATTTCGGACATTAAGGTTGGAACTAAAGAATCTACAGATAAAGATGTTTTAGGTCGTGTTTACGAATATTTCTTAAATGAATTTGCTAGTCAAGAGGGTAAACACGGTGGTGAGTTCTATACACCACGGTCAATTGTTAAAATCTTAGTTGAAATGATTGAGCCTTATAAAGGACGTATTTATGATCCTTGTTGTGGTTCAGGTGGAATGTTTGTCCAATCAGAAGAGTTCGTTCGTCATCATCAGGGAGAGTTGAAAGATCTTCACGTATTTGGTGAGGAATCTAACCCAACTACTTGGAAATTAGCTAAGATGAATTTAGCGATTAGAGGAATTGATAGCGACTTAGGCCCCCACCAAGGCGACACTTTCACTAATGATTTACATAAAGGTGTTCGTTTCAACTACATTTTGGCTAATCCACCATTCAACATTAAAAACTGGGGTGGCGAAAAGCTTCAAGAAGATGCTAGATGGAAATATGGTGTTCCACCAACAGGAAATGCAAATTATGCCTGGATTGAACATATTATTAGTAAGTTAGCACCGGATGGGAAAGCTGGCTTTGTTTTAGCTAACGGTGCCTTATCGACTTCTAATAAAGAAGAGTTTGCTATTCGTAAAGCAATTTTAGAAGATGATAAGATTGATGCAATTGTTGCTTTACCTGAAAAAATGTTTTATTCAACGGGGATTCCAGTTTCATTATGGTTTGTTGATATGAATAAGGAATCTGAGGATGAACGCTCGCGAAAGGGTGAGACATTATTTATTGATGCACGTAATTTGGGTGAGATGATTGATCGAACTCATCGTGCATTTAATGATGATGATATTAAAAAAGTAGCGGATACTTACCATGCTTATCGTGGTACAAACGATCAAGAATATAAAGATGTTGCTGGCTTTTGTAAAATTGCTAAGTTAGATGAGATCGCTAAAAATGATTATGTATTAACGCCTGGTCGCTATGTTGGCCTTGCTAAACAAGAAGATGATGGAGAATCATACGAAGTTAAAATGAAGAGACTAACTAGTGAATTAAAAGAACAATTTGAGGAGAGTAATAAGTTACAAGCTCAAATTAAAGATGTATTGAAGGAGCTTGGATATGAAATATAA
- a CDS encoding restriction endonuclease subunit S has translation MKYKKIQLKDVADIVMGQSPKSVFYNTNGNGTPFLQGVRTFGENYPQIDTWTTSYNRKAKSGEILFSVRAPVGRVNWANQDLAVGRGLAALKIKSGYSKEYLYYLFKKIGGQLDSLATGTVFTSINKKELEAIELKIPVNLSDQEKIADYLQKIDQEIELNNQINDNLDVKNTFLTALFLLLIIFRFLLLIFLIV, from the coding sequence ATGAAATATAAAAAAATACAGCTTAAGGATGTAGCTGATATAGTTATGGGACAATCACCCAAGTCAGTCTTTTACAATACTAATGGAAATGGTACTCCGTTTCTTCAAGGAGTAAGAACATTTGGTGAAAATTATCCCCAAATTGATACATGGACTACTTCTTATAATAGAAAAGCGAAAAGCGGAGAAATATTGTTTAGTGTGAGGGCACCTGTTGGGAGAGTAAACTGGGCTAATCAAGATCTTGCAGTAGGGCGTGGATTAGCAGCTTTAAAAATTAAAAGTGGCTATTCAAAAGAATACTTATACTATCTTTTTAAGAAGATTGGTGGTCAATTAGATTCACTAGCTACTGGAACAGTATTTACTTCAATAAATAAAAAAGAATTGGAAGCTATAGAGCTAAAAATTCCTGTTAATTTAAGTGATCAAGAAAAAATAGCTGATTATTTACAGAAGATTGATCAGGAAATAGAGTTAAATAATCAGATAAATGATAATTTAGATGTTAAAAATACTTTTCTAACAGCTCTTTTTTTATTGCTAATAATTTTTCGTTTTCTTCTTCTAATTTTCTTAATTGTTTAA
- a CDS encoding restriction endonuclease subunit S — MLSRLNDNLVELVDSYFINFLNNVTTVEKTIEDIGTVVGGGTPSKKIAAYWNGDIAWVTPKDLSQHPLIFTSSGENYITGLGLAKGSAKLLPTNTILFSSRAPIGYISIAKNNLATNQGFKSVIPNKEYSFQFIYELLKHETAAIKNEANGSTFKEISGKKLKQHIINIPNSEDTSKFNEITKPIFKQLRKLEEENEKLLAIKKELLEKYF; from the coding sequence TTGCTTAGTAGATTAAATGATAATTTAGTTGAATTAGTTGATTCATATTTTATAAATTTCCTAAATAATGTAACAACAGTAGAAAAAACTATTGAAGATATTGGTACAGTAGTTGGTGGTGGTACTCCGTCTAAAAAAATAGCTGCTTATTGGAATGGAGATATTGCTTGGGTAACTCCCAAAGATCTGTCTCAACATCCGTTAATTTTTACTTCAAGTGGTGAAAATTACATTACAGGTTTAGGATTGGCAAAAGGAAGTGCAAAATTATTGCCAACCAATACTATACTATTTAGCTCTCGAGCACCTATTGGTTATATTTCTATAGCTAAAAATAATTTAGCTACAAACCAAGGCTTCAAGTCTGTAATCCCTAATAAAGAATATTCATTTCAATTTATTTATGAATTATTAAAGCACGAAACTGCTGCAATAAAAAATGAAGCTAATGGTTCTACATTCAAAGAAATATCAGGTAAAAAACTCAAACAGCATATAATTAATATTCCTAATTCAGAAGATACTTCTAAGTTTAACGAAATTACAAAACCAATTTTTAAACAATTAAGAAAATTAGAAGAAGAAAACGAAAAATTATTAGCAATAAAAAAAGAGCTGTTAGAAAAGTATTTTTAA
- the xerA gene encoding site-specific tyrosine recombinase/integron integrase produces the protein MQRVESEKLIQKMLPYLNNQQLLCLRNALDELITTENKQVDNHKDNQQLLTKYFASKRAEGCSEKSLKYYKTTITKALASIGKNAKEIVTDELRNYLTNYQEVHNSSKVTIDNIRRILSSFFNWLEDEDYIIKSPVRRIHKVKVSTTVKETYTDEELEKLRDNCKDIRDLAMIDFLASTGMRVGELVLLNRDDINFQERECIVFGKGSKERIAYFDARAKLHLQKYLYTRTDSNEALFVSLYRKHTRLTIGGVESRLKHLGKRLGISRVYPHKFRRTLATTAIDKGMPIEQLQRLLGHKRIDTTLHYAMVKQQNVKIAHRKYIG, from the coding sequence ATGCAAAGAGTAGAGTCTGAAAAATTGATTCAAAAAATGTTGCCATACTTGAATAATCAACAGTTATTATGTCTAAGAAATGCACTAGATGAACTAATTACTACAGAAAATAAACAAGTAGATAATCATAAGGATAACCAGCAGCTGCTTACTAAATACTTTGCTTCTAAAAGAGCAGAAGGATGCTCGGAAAAATCATTAAAGTATTATAAAACTACTATTACTAAAGCTCTGGCCTCAATTGGTAAAAATGCTAAAGAAATCGTAACAGATGAGTTACGTAACTACTTAACTAATTATCAAGAAGTTCATAACTCTAGTAAGGTAACTATTGATAACATTAGAAGAATCCTTTCCAGTTTTTTTAACTGGCTAGAAGACGAGGACTATATTATCAAGAGTCCAGTAAGAAGAATTCATAAGGTTAAAGTTTCAACAACTGTGAAGGAAACCTATACCGACGAAGAACTAGAAAAGTTACGTGATAATTGTAAGGATATTCGCGACTTAGCAATGATTGATTTTCTTGCTTCAACAGGTATGCGGGTTGGGGAATTGGTATTGTTGAATAGAGATGATATTAATTTTCAAGAGCGTGAATGCATTGTTTTTGGTAAAGGTAGTAAAGAACGAATTGCTTATTTTGATGCAAGAGCTAAATTACATTTGCAGAAATATTTATATACTCGTACGGATAGTAATGAGGCATTGTTTGTTTCGCTATACAGGAAACATACTCGCTTAACAATTGGGGGAGTTGAATCACGATTAAAGCATTTAGGTAAAAGATTAGGAATTTCGCGTGTATATCCACATAAATTTAGAAGAACGTTAGCTACAACAGCAATAGATAAGGGAATGCCAATTGAACAATTACAGCGTCTTTTAGGACATAAACGAATAGACACAACTTTACATTATGCGATGGTTAAACAACAAAATGTAAAGATAGCACATAGAAAGTATATAGGGTGA
- a CDS encoding restriction endonuclease subunit S: MIYKYLGDIAEIKGGKRMPKGTRLQQEKNQHPYLRITDYDGKSFDRNSIRYVPDEVFEKISNYTVTEGDIFLSIVGTIGIATTIDKEYDNANLTENAVKIIPDESVNSKYILYFLQSMLGQRQMNELSVGSTQKKLPIKNIKKIKILLPNLEIQNKVVSNLQILDKKIALNNQINDNLDALLTNIFKKYMINDGFEKSNLTQIANYKNGLAMQKYRPNSNEESLPVLKIKELNQGNTDDSSDRCSANLDNSVIVNTGDIIFSWSGTLLVKNWTGDKAGLNQHLFKVTSNKYPAWFIYEWTKYHLLRFQAIAAGKATTMGHIKRSDLKSSLVYIPSQLFLAKMDSQLAPIYSQRLNLIKENQQLSKLKQTLLKKYF; this comes from the coding sequence ATGATTTATAAATACTTAGGAGATATTGCTGAGATTAAAGGTGGCAAAAGAATGCCTAAAGGAACTAGATTGCAACAAGAAAAAAATCAACATCCGTATTTAAGGATTACTGATTATGATGGTAAAAGTTTTGATCGTAATAGTATTAGATATGTTCCTGATGAGGTGTTTGAAAAGATTAGTAACTATACAGTAACAGAGGGAGATATTTTTTTATCAATTGTTGGAACTATAGGGATAGCGACCACGATTGATAAAGAATATGATAATGCTAATCTAACAGAAAATGCAGTTAAAATAATTCCTGATGAGTCGGTAAATTCCAAATATATTTTATATTTTTTACAATCGATGTTAGGACAAAGACAAATGAATGAACTTTCTGTTGGCTCAACACAAAAAAAGTTGCCTATAAAAAACATTAAAAAAATCAAGATTCTTTTACCTAATTTAGAAATACAAAATAAAGTTGTATCTAATTTACAAATCTTAGATAAAAAAATAGCTTTGAACAATCAAATAAATGATAATTTAGATGCTTTATTAACTAATATATTCAAAAAATATATGATTAATGACGGTTTTGAAAAATCAAACTTAACTCAAATTGCAAATTATAAAAATGGGTTAGCTATGCAAAAGTATAGACCTAATTCTAATGAAGAAAGCTTACCAGTTCTTAAAATAAAAGAGTTAAATCAAGGAAATACTGATGATTCGTCCGATAGATGTTCGGCTAATCTTGATAATTCTGTAATAGTTAATACTGGCGACATAATTTTTTCGTGGTCAGGAACTTTATTAGTAAAAAATTGGACGGGAGACAAGGCAGGTCTTAATCAACATTTATTTAAGGTTACCTCTAATAAGTATCCTGCATGGTTTATTTATGAATGGACTAAGTATCATTTATTGAGGTTTCAAGCAATTGCCGCCGGAAAAGCTACAACCATGGGTCATATCAAAAGAAGTGATTTAAAATCATCACTAGTATATATTCCCTCTCAATTATTTTTAGCGAAAATGGATAGTCAACTAGCACCAATTTATAGTCAAAGGTTAAACCTAATTAAAGAAAATCAACAATTATCGAAACTTAAGCAGACTTTGCTTAAGAAATATTTTTAA